ACTATCCCGGGAAGAGACCCTGAAAGGGATGACGCTTTGGGCGGCCTATTCCAATTTTGAGGAAAATGAAAAGGGGAGTATCGAAGTCGGAAAACAAGCCGATTTTGTGATTCTTAGCGAGGACATGATGACCATTCCCCATAAAGCCATTCCAAATCTTAAGGCGGAACAGGTTTTTTTGGGTGGGGAGCAAGTGAAATAGGCAAACAAACAAATACCAATTACCTGTTTTGACCTCCATCGGGCGATTAGCAATGTATTTTATAGCGATATAAATAAGTTGGCGGTAATTAAAACAAACCTAACATTGAAAAATCCCATCATTACATGCTCGGTATTGGTGTTTGTACTATGTATAAATGCTTGTAAAACAGAAAATTCGACTGAAAAAGAGCATGGCTCTTCAACCCAGGAGGGCCTCTATTTTGGGCAAAAACCGCCGGGTTTACTTCCTGAACTATTTGCGCCAGGTCTCGTTTCCATTGAAGGGCGATATGAGTTTGGAATTTCGTTCGCTCCCAATCTCAATGAAGTGTATTTTTCAGCCAAGGAAGTAGATGAAACCACAGTTATTCATTACTCAAGACTCAAAGATAAAAAGTGGTCACCCATCAAAAAGGCAGATTTCACAAAAGGGGAAAAAGACACTGAAATGAAGCCATTTGTCAGTTTGACTGAAGATAAAATATACTTTACAGCCTATAACGCCGAATCGAGAAATACAAAAATTTGGTATGTAACCCGTACCAAGGACTCTTGGAGTAGTGCAAAAAAACTAGAAACGCCCATAAATGGGGATCGAGTATTTAACTTAAACCAAGGAAAAAGCGGAGATTTTTATTATACCAATATTGCCAAGCGTAAAATGTTTTATACCCCCAACGTAAATTCTGGGTTTTCGGAAGTAAAAGAGATGAATATTGAATTTGGCATTCAGGGTTTCATCTCACCTTCGCAGGATTACCTGGTCGTAAATGCGAGAAACAAAGAAGAGGAATCGCGAAAGGATAACGACCTTTATGTGTACTTTAAAGGGAAAGACGGGACATGGTCAAAACCCATTGATCTTGGGAAGGAAGTAAACTCCCCCTTTTCAGAAACCGTTCCGAGCATTACACCCGATGGAAAGTATTTGTTCTTTAGTAGATATAACGAAGAAGGAGGATTATCCAACTTTTATTGGGTGAGCACGGAAGTTATTGATAAAGTAAGACCAAAACCATAAAACCAACGCCAACAAGGCGGTTGGCCGTCAGTTTAAAAAAATCAAATAGCAAACTCGTACCTATTTAAAGCAACCCTATGACCACTTTGCACATCTTAAGGGAAAGACAACCTTAATTTGGATGTTTGATCCATCCAAATAAATCGTTTCCTATAAGATCAATATATATAGTGCTATGAATATGAGACAGAGTTTTAAAATTGGAATACGGCTTTTCATTCTCGGATTGCTATTCCTAGGTGCTGTTAGCTGCGACAATGACGACGAATCTTCCCTGTCGGAATTAACATCGGAATTGGAAGGTAGTTATACTGGAGTTTTTACTGTGGAATATTCCGAAGATCCGATTTTCTATGACCAATTGGTGCTTACAAATGAAGTCACCATCGAATTTGAAAATGGAACTTTTACGTGCTCAAATGGAGAAAACTTTATTCCCGCAGGAGGAAGTGGGACATATGAAATGAACGGAACCAAAATCGCCTTTAACGATGAGAATGGATGGTTTGCCAATTTTGATTGGAATCTGATTTTGGATGGGGAGTATAACATTGGGGAAAGGAATTCTGAAATCGTAATCTCAGCCCGTAAGGGAATTGGATCTTATACGTATCGATTAGCTAAACCCTAAAAACCGAACCGCCAACACAATACATAGTGCAGGTGTGGATTTGGTAATATGCCAGGCGCTGATTCCCAAACTGTTTTAAACTACTTTATCCAAGCGGAACAAAAGTTTAAAAACTACCGCTAATAAGGGCTATAATTAACCGATGTAATTGGCGGTCAAGTAACTGCAATTCATTAACTTCAAAGTTAGAAGCCTTCAATGGCTCGATTCCTGTCTGCCGGAAGGTAGGTGATTTGGCCAGAAATCCAATGATTTCCTTTTGTGCCTTCCTCGTGCCAATACTCGTTGGAGGCCAGAAATCATGGCCGAGACCATTGTGTGCAAGCCAAAACGGCATTGTCAATAGGGTGTAAAGCGTCCATAGTTCGACATTTTTATGAGTAAGTAACCAAATCAAAAGGCACCAATGGATATGGAAACCATTAGTTTAAGAAAGGCAACCATAAAAGACAGGGCATTAGTCATTGACTTTGATTATAACCTGGATAAAGTTGAGCATATCCAACTAAAGAGAGCGGAAAAGATAACAAAAGCAATAATCGATAAGGAGTGCTTTATCATCTTGGCAGATAACAGTGTAATTGGTTTTGTCATATTTGATTATCGTTTCTTTGGTCTGGGATGGATAGAACTCATTATTGTAGGGGAAAAACATAGAGGAAAAGGAATAGGTGGACAAGCGATTGACCTTATATGCCAACAAAGTAAGACAGATAAGGTGTTTACTTCAACCAATAGTTCCAATATTCAAATGCAAAAAGCATTGGGTAAGGTTGGTTTTTCTTTTGCAGGTGAAGTAAACGGTTTGGATGAAGGAGACCCTGAACTATTTTACTATAAAGAGATTAACCATAAGAAAGCGAAAAATTAAACTCAAAAACAAAATGCCGGCACACAACAATCGCTAGCGGCAAGATGAAAACCGAACACATGGATGCGACCGCCTTCATTCCGGAAAAGACAGAACCATCGGTTATTTGAGACCGTTGTAACACCAGAAATTCAAGAATACATGAAAAAGGTACCGGTTATGACCCATTCGTTCCCCATACTACTTTTAGGTATGCTGGTATCCCTTTTGCTTAGCTGTCAAAGGACATCGGCACAATTGAAACCCACGATTTTCGAACCGAAAAACATATCCACCGATTCCATAGAATATGCACCAAGCTTTTCGCCTTCAGGTTCGGAAATATACTTCTCGAAAAGTAATGATCAATGGGGAAAGGGTGGGATGAGGAGTGCCATCCATTATTCGGTCAAAACGGACCAAAAATGGTCGAAGCCGAAATTGGCGTCCTTTTCCGGTCAATATGATGATAGTGCCCCCCATATCACCAATAAGGGAAGGACGCTATATTTTATTTCCCAAAGACCTTCAGCCAATGGGCAACACACTTCTCAGGATATATGGAAAGTGGAAAGGGATGAAAATGACAAATGGGGAACCCCCATGAGGCTGGACAGTCCCATCAATTCCTCGGCAAATGAGTATTGCCTACGGATCGATGGCTACGGCAATCTATATTTTGCGTCCGACCGTAAAGGAGGATACGGCCAAGGCGACCTGTACGTGGTTAAAAAGACAACCAATGGGTATAGTGCTCCCATCAATTTGGGGAAGTCGTTCAATACGGAAAAAGGGGAATGGAACCTGGAAGTGAACAAGGAAGGCAATATGATCATTTTTGAAGCTTCCGAAAGAGCACAGAACCGCTCTTTTTATGGGGATCTCTATATAAGTTTCAAGCTAAATGGCAAATGGTCTTTACCCCAAAATATTCAGGAGATAAATACGACAGGGAGCGATCTTTATCCAGAATTGCGGGAGGGCGAAAATAGGCTGTATTTCTCCAGTAGTGATAGTTTGAGAAGTGTCCGAACAAATATTTATTTCACTGAATTTAGCAGCCTAAAGGATAAATACGGTAAAAGTGCGGTTTTTCCGAAGTGAGCAAAAAATAGAAATAGTGCCAGAGGCCATAATTTCCGAACATAATTGGCAAGCAAGTAGCTGCAATTTGCTAACTTCAGGCTTATCAACGGGCAAGGGCTTTTACTTGCTTCCACTGTGTACATGGGCGCAGTTTGGAATCCAAAGGCTTCCTTTGGTTACCGATAGGAGGCAAGAATGAATCATGGCGATATTGTTGGTAATAATCCACCAACATAACTATTGAAAATTCGATGTATGGAGAAAACCTGGATACTAATAATGGCTATAGTAATTTTTTTACTACTAAATTTTCTTTACTACAAAAGCCTTAAAGGTTAGATCAAAAAGGAGTTCGGTAAGAAATGGTTAAAGATTTGGGGAAACAAAGTTTATTTCTGGCAAAGTTCAATTTTCGTTAGCGCTACAAGTACAGTTTTGATACTGTATCTTTTAAAATGGGCCAATATTTTGACTTTTTAATGAAAATCCACAGGAAAAACATTGCCCTTGTGCTAAAAAGACTATGAGCCATAGGGACAAAGATTCATTGTGGTTTTGTGACAAATCCAGATTATGACCTAGACTGTTAACAGCAATCCATCGAATAAGATATGAAACAGAATTACAAAAAATCACCTATAGAAATATTGAAGGAATCTACAAATGAGGAGGAAGTACATTTAGGTGTTATCAAGGGTGCAATTTCAGCTATACCGTTTATTGGTGCTGTAATGAACGAACTAATATTTGAAGTCCCGAATAGAATTCAACAAAAACGAATTAACGAGACTGTCGCCATACTTCAAGAAAAATTTAAAGTCATTGAGAAGGACAAAATCGATAAAGAATATTTAGAAAGCAATGACTTTTACGATTTCTTAAAGGAGTTTTGGCGCAGTTCTTTGAATATTAGAAACAATCAAATAAGAGCATCACTTGCAAATGTGTTTATTGACTCCTGCATAAATAAAGAAGATTATGATTTAAGTGTGAATCGACTTTTCATGAATTTTTTAGTCGATTTTTCTCCTATCCAAGTAGTCATACTAAGATTTATAGACGATTCGCCAGAATTGCTCGATAAAATTGAAACCTATGATAATTTCTTCAAGCAATATAATGAATACGGTAAAAAGGTTAATGTTGATAAATATGAATTCAAATATTATTGCATCGACCTTTATAATAAGGGCTTAATGACAAGCGATGGAGATTTAAGAGACTTTGGAGTTGAAGATTATATACTTTACGATGATAGATATGTTAAACCATCTGTATTCATAACAGATTTGGGTAACAGCTTTATTGAATTTATAAAAAGTGGAATCTAAAAACTGCTGCGAACCTAAGATGACGAAAAACTCAAATAAGGACAGGTGCCTGACCTATTTAAGAAAGTATGCCGAAAAAGATTTGGACGCCATTACAGAACTATTTTCTGAAAACATCGTATTGCGGGATTGGAAGATTCGGGTGGAGGGAAAGCAGAAAGCCCTGGAAGAAACGCAAAAGAACTTTGAAGCCGCTGATTCCATAGCCATTGAGGTACTCTCAACCTACGGGAATGAAAATACGGTGGCCGCAGAATTGAAAATTACCGTAGATACTGTGGAAGAACTTTACGTTGTCGATGTGATTACATTTGATGCCAACGGCCAAATTGCATCAATTCGAGCCTATTTGGGCAGGGGTGACGGGTAGAAGCTGTCATAAAGCGCTTAAATACTCAACAACATAAAAAACCCAAAGGAAAAAATCCGTGTTTATAGTTGTTGCCTAAGTTGTCTGTAGGTTTTGGTTATGGATACCATTTCACCATCAAAAGACATTTCGCCTTGTACGGTCAATAATTCGTTTTCAACACCGAGCTCCAAACTAATTATGGTATTGTCTTCCGTGGTATAGTTCAAGGGGACTTGGGGAGTAGCATCCCCTTCACTGCTAAAGATGGTTACCGGCCTCCAGGATGCGTTAAGAATTTGTTGAACTACAACACATTCGCCACTTTCATTGACTTCGTAGGTATGGATTTCAGCATTGTAATTGGGATCGGCTTCACTAAACCAGTACAAAATCAATGTACTTTCTTTATCACATTCGGTAAGGGTTTGGGCAGTTCCGTTTACAATGGAACTTTCCAGTTTCCAGACCCCAAAAAACAAATTTGGGTCTGCTGTATCAGGAACATCATCTTCCGTACAGGAAAAAAAGAAGCCGATTACTGCCAATACATAGACGTGTTTTAGTTTTTTCATGCCTCTTTTTGTTTATTTTAAAGATAGCTTTTTTTGGCTAAGTCAACAATCCAGACGACACCTAATTGCATTAAAAAACTCCTAAACCAAAGGCTTAGGAGCTTAAGGGTTTATGAGGTGGGATTTTTTAGAACATCACTGGAGTGGCAACCCGGGTGGTTCCCCAGCCCATGATCAGATGGGCGCCGCCATCCACTTCCTTAAATGCCATGGAAAAGGCTTCCAATGCCTCATCCCCAGTGGAAACACTGGAAGTAACCCGAACCAAATCGGCCGAATTGTCATAGGAATAGGCTCCCCATTGGTTTAGATTTTTGTTCAAAATAACGGTCCATTCCCCATCACCGGGAATTGTAAATAAAGAATATGTGCCAGCCGCTACTTTTTCACCACCAAAAGTGGCATCCTTGTAAAAGGTAATCTCAGCCGCTTCATTGGCTCCCGTACGCCATACCTTGCCAGATGGGGCCAAAGTACCCATATCACGTCCCTTGAGTTGTGGACGACTGTAAATGACACGGACCGCTTTGTTGGATTCCTTGTAACTGGATGGGAAAGCGGCAATGTCCGCGGGACTCTTGTCCAACCCGCTAAATTTTTGTGCTGTGGCTTCCGTGGTTACCAAGGCCAGAGCAAAGAATGTAAGTGCAAATAGATTTTTCATAAGTTTTGGATTTTTTCAACTCCCAAAACTAGAGTTTATAAGTCTTGCCCTTTTTTAAAAATGAGTTAAAATTTGCAGGCTTTCAGATTAACTTTGATTTCCTCCGTTTTCATTGGTTTAGATTTCATATTTATTATTTTTTTTGATTAATTGTTTCAATCTAAAACTATTTTGGGTTTATTTGTTTGATATCATAAATTATAAATGGAGATTTGTATCATAATTGGAATTAACAAAATAAGTTATGTGTGGAATTGTATGTGCGTTTGATTTAAAGGAGCCTTCAGGGAAACTTCGTCCACAATTGTTGGAAATGTCCAAAAAAGTGCGGCATCGCGGGCCGGACTGGAGTGGTATTTATGCTGATGAAAAGGCTATTTTGGCCCATGAACGATTGGCCATTGTAGATCCTGCTTCCGGAAAACAACCCTTGTTCAGTGAGGATGGGAAATTGGTGTTGGCGGCCAACGGGGAAATCTATAACCATAGGGAACTTAGGAAACGATTTGAAGGCGATGGGCTAAATGGGTCCAAACCGAAATATAAATTCCAAACACAATCGGATTGTGAAATTATTTTGGCGCTGTACCGGGAAAAAGGGGTGGATTTTGTGGACGAAATGAACGGAATCTTTGGTTTTGCCCTTTATGACAGCGAGAAGGATGAGTATTTTATTGCCCGTGACCATATGGGAATCATTCCCCTTTACATTGGCTGGGATAAGAACGGTACGTTTTACGTGGCTTCGGAACTAAAGGCATTGGAAGGTACCTGTTCCAAAATAGAACTTTTTCCACCAGGGCACTATATGCACAGCTCCACAGGGGAATTTGTACAATGGTATAAGCGTGATTGGATGGCGTATGAAGAAGTGAAGGAGAATGAAACCAGTATCCAGGCACTTCATGATGCCTTGGAAGCAGCGGTGAAGCGACAGTTAATGTCCGATGTGCCTTATGGTGTGCTTCTTTCTGGAGGCTTGGATTCATCGGTAACCTCGGCCATTGCGAAGAAATATTCACAAATGCGGATAGAATCGGGAGATACCACGGAAGCCTGGTGGCCCCAGTTGCATTCATTTTCCGTAGGTTTGGATGGTTCTCCGGATTTGGCGGCCGCACAAAAGGTGGCAGATCATATAGGAACCATCCACCATGAAATAAAATTTACCATCCAAGAAGGATTGGATGCCGTACGGGATGTTATCTACAATTTGGAAACCTACGACATCACCACCATAAGGGCTTCAACGCCAATGTACCTCATGGCCAGGGTAATCAAATCCATGGGGATAAAAATGGTACTTTCAGGGGAAGGGGCCGATGAGCTTTTTGGTGGATATCTCTATTTTCACAAAGCACCGAGCCCAAAGGATTTTCATGAGGAAACCGTTCGTAAATTGGACAAACTCCATATGTACGATTGTCTTAGGGCCAATAAATCCCTTGCTGCATGGGGAATTGAAGGCCGTGTTCCCTTTTTGGACAAAGAATTTATGGATGTGGCCATGCGCATCAATCCAAAGGATAAGATGATCACTACGGAGCGTATGGAAAAATGGGCCGTACGCAAGGCTTTTGAGGACTACCTGCCGGAAAGTGTGGCGTGGCGTCAAAAAGAACAGTTTTCCGATGGGGTCGGTTACAGTTGGATAGATACCTTAAAAGCTTTGGTGGATGAAAAAATCAGCGATGAACAAATGAAGAATGCCCATTTTAAGTTTCCCATCCAAACACCAACGACCAAGGAAGAGTACTACTACCGCTCCCTATTTGAAGAACATTTCCCTTCCGATGCGGCTGCATTGAGTGTGCCCCAGGAACCTTCGGTGGCCTGTAGCACCAAGATTGCCCTGGAATGGGACGAGGCCTTTAAAAATATGAACGATCCTTCTGGACGTGCTGTTGCCCAGGTCCATGAGGATGCCTATGTAAAATAGTTTTGTTTTCATTTCGGGAAACCTCGGTTTCCTGTAAAGGAGAGCCATTTTTTAAATTAGTCGGGAAGAAGCACCAATTTGGTGCTTCTTTTTTTTATGGATTATGGAAATTATGAACACCTTTGGAGCCCGTTTAAAAGGATACTTTTTTCCACAGGGTTTTGTTAATAACTCCACTACTTCGACTATCCCTTACCCCTTAATTTTACTGGGTATTTCGTATATTTGTAGGATTTGAATTTTTGAAAAAAATCTAGCAAATATTTATGAGCGAAGAAACAAAATCACCCCAATATTCAGCTGATAGTATTCAGGCATTGGAGGGCATGGAACACGTTCGCATGCGACCTTCCATGTATATAGGCGATGTTGGGACAAGAGGGCTCCATCATTTGGTATATGAAGTCGTGGACAACTCCATTGACGAGGCCATGGGTGGTCATTGTGATACCATAAGTGTCACCATTAATGAGGACAATTCCATTACCGTACAGGACAATGGTCGTGGTATTCCCGTGGGACTGCATAAAAAGGAAGGGGTTTCGGCGCTTGAGGTCGTAATGACCAAAATTGGTGCAGGGGGAAAATTTGATAAGGACTCCTATAAGGTTTCCGGTGGTCTCCATGGTGTAGGGGTATCCTGTGTCAACGCCCTTTCGGAACATTTAAAAGCCACCGTCCACCGGGAAGGTAAGGTATGGGAGCAGGAATATGAGCGCGGAAAAACATTGTATCCCGTAAAAAGTGTGGGAGACAGTGATAAGAACGGGACTATAGTGACCTTTCATCCGGACAAGACCATTTTTACGCAAACCACGGAATATAATTATGACACCCTCGCCAATCGTATGCGGGAATTGGCCTATTTGAACAAAGGGGTCACCATTAACCTTACGGATAAAAGGAATACCGATGACAAGGGGGAATTTGTTTCCGAAACCTTTTACTCCGAAGAAGGACTAAAGGAATTCATCAAGTTTTTGGATGAGACCCGGGTACCATTGATCCAGAATGTCATAGCAATGGAAGGGGAGAAGAACGGAATTCCCGTTGAGGTGGCGATGATTTACAATACCGGTTTTTCAGAAAACCTTCATAGCTATGTCAATAACATCAATACCCATGAGGGAGGGACCCATCTTTCCGGGTTTAGAAGGGGATTGACCTCTACCCTAAAAAAGTATGCGGACAATTCCGGTCTCCTGGACAAGTTGAAATTTGAAATCTCGGGGGATGACTTCCGTGAAGGGCTAACGGCCATTGTTTCCGTAAAAGTTGCGGAGCCACAATTTGAGGGCCAAACGAAAACCAAACTTGGGAACCGAGAGGTGACCAGTGCCGTGAGTCAAGCCGTTTCAGAGATGTTGACGGATTATTTGGAAGAACACCCCGACGATGCCAAACAAATCGTTGAAAAGGTAAAGCTTGCCGCGCAAGCCCGCCATGCCGCGGCCAAGGCCCGCGAAATGGTCCAACGTAAAAATCCAATGGGCGGAGGTGGACTTCCCGGTAAACTGTCGGACTGCTCCGATCAAGACCCGGAAAACTGCGAATTGTTCCTTGTGGAGGGAGATTCCGCGGGAGGTACGGCGAAAATGGGTCGGGACAGGAATTTTCAGGCCATTCTTCCCTTGCGGGGAAAGATTTTGAACGTGGAAAAAGCCATGCAGCACAAGGTATTCGAGAACGAAGAAATTAAGAATATCTATACGGCACTTGGGGTAACCATCGGTACGGAGGAAGACAGTAAAGCACTGAACCTTGAGAAATTACGCTATCATAAGGTGGTGATCATGTGTGATGCAGATGTGGATGGGAGTCATATTGAGACCCTAATTTTGACCTTCTTCTTCCGTTATATGCGGGAATTGATAGAAGGAGGGCATGTCTACATAGCAACCCCTCCCCTGTATTTGGTCAAGAAAGGCAGCAAAAAACGCTATGCCTGGAACGATGCCGAACGCGATGAAATTGTGGAATCCATGAAGGGGGGTGCCGGTATTCAGCGTTATAAAGGTCTAGGTGAAATGAATGCGGAACAGCTCTGGGATACTACTATGAATCCGGAATTCAGGACATTAAGACAGGTAAGTATTGAAAATGCGACGGAATCCGATCGTATTTTCTCCATGTTAATGGGAGATGAAGTCCCTCCAAGACGGGAATTTATTGAAAAGAACGCAGTTTACGCCAACATAGATGCGTAGTTAATAAACGTTAACCAAGAATTCACAACAAAAACCCGGATGTCTCATCCGGGTTTTTTAGTTTAGTGGAAAGAAAAATTTTACAAAATGAAAAAGCTTGTACTATTGGTATTGACCATATCCTGCGTTTCTTTGGTAAAGGCACAAGATCTTAATGACCTGTTTATTTCCGGTGTGGAGGATGCGGAACGTTTTGCAAATTCCTATTTGGCCCCGGTTCAAGAAGCGGGTATCTATAGTATTTCCAATGGATGGTACAACACCGCAGATGCAAAACCTTTAGGCGGATTTGAAATCTCCATTATCGGTAACATCACTGGGTTTAACAATAAGAATGATAAAAAGGCATTTGTATTGGACCCTTCTGAATATGACAACCTGGATTTTGTGGACAATCCTGGACAGGCCAGGGAGGTTTCCACGGCCTTGGGTGATATAGAGAACGTTATTGTGTTTGTTGAGGACGAAACGGGCTTGGTAAGGGAAGAATTCGAATTGCCCTCCGGATTGGCCGCTGAAGACTTTAATTTTATACCGTCCGGATTTATCCAGGCCAGTGTTGGCTTGATAAAAGGGTTGGAGGTGAAGGCACGTTTCCTTCCCAAAATCAATTTTGATGACGATGCCGAAATTGGCTTGTTTGGTGCGGGAGTCCAGTATGAATTCACCAAACTTTTGCCAGCGGATAAAGTATTGCCCGTTGCCATTTCGGCGGTTATTGGTTACACCAACCTAAGTGGTGAGTACGATTTTACGGAGTCTTTGGACGTACAAGGGGAAAATCAAAGCATAGATGCCTCCATTAAGACGTGGAATTTTAGCGCCGTGGTTTCAACGCGTAAAATTCCCGTAATTAACTTTTACGGGGGTATCGGATACATCACCGGACAATCGGATATTGATCTTAACGGAACCTATGTGGTTACTTCCGGGCCCTTCCAACAAACTTATGAAGATCCCTTTTCGGTATCACAGGACGCCAGTGGCGTTGTGGCCAGTTTAGGCACCAAAATAAAATTGGGGTTCTTTAGGTTGAATGCCGAGTACAATATCTCCGAATTCAGCACTTTTACGGCTGGAATGAGCTTTGGGTTTAGATAAGGATAACAACTTAATCAATAAAAAAAGTCCCGGTACTGGTCTCAGTGTTGGGACTTTTTATTTCCATATAGCATTTCAATTAAATCATTTTCTGATGGCAAAGACCTCACCGCTCTCCAATTGGAGCATTTCGTTGTCCGAAGATTGTTTTAAGGATACTTTGACCGGGGGCAGATCCCCTTGGGAATACGAAATGGTATAGACGTCGTCCACAACCTCCCATCTAAAATCGGTTAGAAACACAACTTCACTTTCGGAATACTGGTGGTATCTCCCTAAGTATACGTCATTAAAAATCCACTCTTCGCTAATTGGGGAATCGGTATTTTTAGCGATATCATCATTCAAATCCGTTCGTACCCAGATACCCAAAACGGGATCATTGTTTTCTGGGATACGGCTACAATTGCAAACAGCAATGAAGCCAACCACGGCCAGCGTGTAGAAGAACCTCCTCATAAGTAGGTATGTCGTTAAGATTGGGATGTAGAGAACGGTATTTAAGAGGCCGATATTGTAAAAATTCGATGTATGGCACCTTTGGTTCGGAAAGTTCGATGAAACTCAATTTTTTTTAACAATTCCATGGAAAAGTGCTGTGCGGACCAACACCCAAAAGTTTGTCAAAATCTTAAAAACTATGACATATTTCATAAAATTATGGTTTTAAAAATCCCTATTTTTGACGGATTTCAGAACAAAAAAACATAAGAACTATGAAAGTCACAGTTGTAGGTGCTGGAGCAGTAGGAGCCAGCTGCGCGGAGTACATCGCGATAAAGGATTTTACTTCAGAAGTAGTGTTGTTGGACATTAAGGAAGGCTACGCCGAAGGAAAGGCCATGGACCTCATGCAGACCGCTTCTTTGAACGGTTTTGACACCAAAATTACAGGGACCACCAATGATTATTCCAAAACTGCCGGTAGCGACATTGCTGTGATTACTTCGGGAATTCCGAGAAAACCGGGAATGACCCGTGAAGAACTCATTGGAATAAATGCAGGAATTGTGAAAACGGTGGCCGAGAACTTGTTGAAACACTCTCCAAACACCATTATTATTGTGGTGAGCAACCCTATGGATACCATGACCTATTTGGTCCATAAAGCTACGGACCTGCCTAAAGAAAGGATTATTGGGATGGGCGGTGCTTTGGATAGTGCACGGTTTAAATACCGATTGGCCGAAGCCCTGGAAGCACCCATTTCCGATATTGACGGAATGGTTATCGGCGGACACAGTGATAAGGGCATGGTTCCCTTAATTGCACATGCAACGCGAAATAGCATCAAAGTATCCGAGTTCCTGGATGAAGAAAAAATGGATTGGGTGGTTCAGGAAACCAAGGTTGGTGGTGCCACTTTGACCAAATTACTGGGAACCAGTGCCTGGTATGCCCCAGGAGCAGCAGTTTCATCCCTGGTACAGGCCATTGCCTGTGACCAGAAAAAAATGTTCCCATGCTCTACCTATCTGGAAGGGGAATATGGGTTACAGGATATCTGTATAGGAGTACCCGTTATTTTGGGCAAAAATGGTATTGAAAAAGTGGTCGAGATTGAACTGTCCGATGCTGAAAAAGCCAAGCTGACTGAAAGTGCCCAGGGCGTAAGCAATACCAACGGGCTGTTGGAGGTGTAAAACCCAACGACTTCAAGATAAAATGTCATTTCGGCCGGAGTGGAAGATTACGTCTGGGATTCCCAGGCGTCCAATTCCCAATTACGGACTCCCCGAAATGACATTTTCTTTTTGGAAAACCCT
The sequence above is a segment of the Muricauda sp. SCSIO 64092 genome. Coding sequences within it:
- a CDS encoding GNAT family N-acetyltransferase, translated to MDMETISLRKATIKDRALVIDFDYNLDKVEHIQLKRAEKITKAIIDKECFIILADNSVIGFVIFDYRFFGLGWIELIIVGEKHRGKGIGGQAIDLICQQSKTDKVFTSTNSSNIQMQKALGKVGFSFAGEVNGLDEGDPELFYYKEINHKKAKN
- a CDS encoding TolB family protein, translating into MKKVPVMTHSFPILLLGMLVSLLLSCQRTSAQLKPTIFEPKNISTDSIEYAPSFSPSGSEIYFSKSNDQWGKGGMRSAIHYSVKTDQKWSKPKLASFSGQYDDSAPHITNKGRTLYFISQRPSANGQHTSQDIWKVERDENDKWGTPMRLDSPINSSANEYCLRIDGYGNLYFASDRKGGYGQGDLYVVKKTTNGYSAPINLGKSFNTEKGEWNLEVNKEGNMIIFEASERAQNRSFYGDLYISFKLNGKWSLPQNIQEINTTGSDLYPELREGENRLYFSSSDSLRSVRTNIYFTEFSSLKDKYGKSAVFPK
- a CDS encoding nuclear transport factor 2 family protein, which encodes MTKNSNKDRCLTYLRKYAEKDLDAITELFSENIVLRDWKIRVEGKQKALEETQKNFEAADSIAIEVLSTYGNENTVAAELKITVDTVEELYVVDVITFDANGQIASIRAYLGRGDG
- a CDS encoding DUF2911 domain-containing protein, which translates into the protein MKNLFALTFFALALVTTEATAQKFSGLDKSPADIAAFPSSYKESNKAVRVIYSRPQLKGRDMGTLAPSGKVWRTGANEAAEITFYKDATFGGEKVAAGTYSLFTIPGDGEWTVILNKNLNQWGAYSYDNSADLVRVTSSVSTGDEALEAFSMAFKEVDGGAHLIMGWGTTRVATPVMF
- the asnB gene encoding asparagine synthase B; protein product: MCGIVCAFDLKEPSGKLRPQLLEMSKKVRHRGPDWSGIYADEKAILAHERLAIVDPASGKQPLFSEDGKLVLAANGEIYNHRELRKRFEGDGLNGSKPKYKFQTQSDCEIILALYREKGVDFVDEMNGIFGFALYDSEKDEYFIARDHMGIIPLYIGWDKNGTFYVASELKALEGTCSKIELFPPGHYMHSSTGEFVQWYKRDWMAYEEVKENETSIQALHDALEAAVKRQLMSDVPYGVLLSGGLDSSVTSAIAKKYSQMRIESGDTTEAWWPQLHSFSVGLDGSPDLAAAQKVADHIGTIHHEIKFTIQEGLDAVRDVIYNLETYDITTIRASTPMYLMARVIKSMGIKMVLSGEGADELFGGYLYFHKAPSPKDFHEETVRKLDKLHMYDCLRANKSLAAWGIEGRVPFLDKEFMDVAMRINPKDKMITTERMEKWAVRKAFEDYLPESVAWRQKEQFSDGVGYSWIDTLKALVDEKISDEQMKNAHFKFPIQTPTTKEEYYYRSLFEEHFPSDAAALSVPQEPSVACSTKIALEWDEAFKNMNDPSGRAVAQVHEDAYVK
- the gyrB gene encoding DNA topoisomerase (ATP-hydrolyzing) subunit B — its product is MSEETKSPQYSADSIQALEGMEHVRMRPSMYIGDVGTRGLHHLVYEVVDNSIDEAMGGHCDTISVTINEDNSITVQDNGRGIPVGLHKKEGVSALEVVMTKIGAGGKFDKDSYKVSGGLHGVGVSCVNALSEHLKATVHREGKVWEQEYERGKTLYPVKSVGDSDKNGTIVTFHPDKTIFTQTTEYNYDTLANRMRELAYLNKGVTINLTDKRNTDDKGEFVSETFYSEEGLKEFIKFLDETRVPLIQNVIAMEGEKNGIPVEVAMIYNTGFSENLHSYVNNINTHEGGTHLSGFRRGLTSTLKKYADNSGLLDKLKFEISGDDFREGLTAIVSVKVAEPQFEGQTKTKLGNREVTSAVSQAVSEMLTDYLEEHPDDAKQIVEKVKLAAQARHAAAKAREMVQRKNPMGGGGLPGKLSDCSDQDPENCELFLVEGDSAGGTAKMGRDRNFQAILPLRGKILNVEKAMQHKVFENEEIKNIYTALGVTIGTEEDSKALNLEKLRYHKVVIMCDADVDGSHIETLILTFFFRYMRELIEGGHVYIATPPLYLVKKGSKKRYAWNDAERDEIVESMKGGAGIQRYKGLGEMNAEQLWDTTMNPEFRTLRQVSIENATESDRIFSMLMGDEVPPRREFIEKNAVYANIDA